tcctaaaatattaaactaagcTGGCAGGTTAGGTACACTGCGATTAACAATCAATTTTAGCTTCATTCTAACTTGGTTTGTTATCAAAGATGTTACTCCCAAATATTACCTTTCCCTTAGAACTTCTTCTAAACACAATCATCACTCAATATATGGAATCAGCATACTGCGTCACCGTACTCTCAGATAAACCTCTGTCATTACCTTTCACAAATAGTTTCATATATTTGGTACCCGATGAAGACAACTTAGTGGAACAGATATTTAACGTATCTGAAATGGGATGTTCCGATTACATAGTTTGTATGAGAGACCCTCAGAACTTTATGACTGCCTTTGAACGCGTCGTCCATATTGGAAACGTAAGAAGGAGTGACAGAAAAGTTATTATTCTACCTTATAATGAGGAATACAATGAAAACAGTGATGAAAATCCACCGTCGTTGATATTTTCCATGAAAGGAAGCGAATATCTTGCAAATATGTTAATGGTTGTCAACCATAACAGCAACAACTCAGACTGCAAAGCATTCGATTTGGTCACCCACCAGTTTGTAGGTCCTGATGATATGAGTAATCTCCCTATATACTTGGACCGTTGGGATTCTTGTACACAACAGTTTGAGAATGATGCGAACTTGTTTCCTCATGATATGACCAATTTATATGGGAAGACTGTGAAAGTGGCTTGCTTCACATACAAACCGTATGTGCTGTTAGACATTGATACTGCTATCGAACCTTTGGGCAGAGATGGCGTGGAAATAAGAATCGTCGATGAATTTTGCAGGTGAGATATCATGATACACATTTTACCTTTTGCTGGTCAGGGTTTAACTGCTGATTCTTGTTGTTATAAATACAGGTGGCTAAATTGCACTGTCGAATTAGTCAGAGAAGATGTGGATCAGTGGGGAGAGATATATAAAAACGAATCCGGTGGCGTTGGAGTTATTGGAAGCGTTGTAGAAGATCGTGCACATTTAGGAATTAGTGAGTATCAACCCAATGATTTAAAAGAGCTTGCATTCACAGGACAGAGTAGACACTAGATTCAGTAGAAAGTTTGTGCGGTATGCGATGATGTTGTATACAAAagaattcaattaattttaataaattatttcagctGCTCTTTATTCTTGGTATGAAGAATATCGAGTAATGGATTTTTCGGTAGCGGGAGTAAGGACTGCTATTACTTGTATAGCTCCAGCTCCTAGGTAAGGCCTTTATATTACTTAATCATCTTCAATCTTATCAACAATTTTATGTTGGGTAAGGTGTTCTACTAATTCGTGTATGATTTGCAGATTATTATCAAGTTGGGAAATGCCACTAATGCCATT
This Spodoptera frugiperda isolate SF20-4 chromosome 20, AGI-APGP_CSIRO_Sfru_2.0, whole genome shotgun sequence DNA region includes the following protein-coding sequences:
- the LOC118261941 gene encoding ionotropic receptor 21a-like; its protein translation is MLLPNITFPLELLLNTIITQYMESAYCVTVLSDKPLSLPFTNSFIYLVPDEDNLVEQIFNVSEMGCSDYIVCMRDPQNFMTAFERVVHIGNVRRSDRKVIILPYNEEYNENSDENPPSLIFSMKGSEYLANMLMVVNHNSNNSDCKAFDLVTHQFVGPDDMSNLPIYLDRWDSCTQQFENDANLFPHDMTNLYGKTVKVACFTYKPYVLLDIDTAIEPLGRDGVEIRIVDEFCRWLNCTVELVREDVDQWGEIYKNESGGVGVIGSVVEDRAHLGITALYSWYEEYRVMDFSVAGVRTAITCIAPAPRLLSSWEMPLMPFTWYMWLAVVFTYFYASTGILTAQGCDSSSYPFLNAFGMMIGQSQYEGKPSWKIRSVTGWLLIAGLILSSAYGAGLASTFTVPRYEPSIDTVQDIVDRKMEWGATHDAWIFSLTLSSEPLVKELVKQFRIYSFDELKRKSFTRSMAYSIEKLPAGNFAIGEYVTQEAILDMMLMLEDFYFEQCVVMMRKSSPYTEKVSQLVGRLHQSGLLLAWETQVALKHLNYKVQVEVRLSRSKNDVGTTKALNLGNVMGIFIVYAIGLVVSIATFLGELYVHYHKQKKERLHVD